From a single Azospirillaceae bacterium genomic region:
- a CDS encoding DUF885 family protein: MFNRRQFLATSSAAALMAPGLSAFARAADAPATGAGASLTALLDTFFEEDLQRRPEAATQMGLDKGANAGLRARLGDRSPAGTAAEREATASHMRRLAGIDRRALSGIDAVNYDCVAYVLSNRLETFKRFDYGRAGERSPYTISQLTGCYQSVPTFLDTKHPIETKDDAEAYLSRLEAFATALDQDSDQLTHDRGEGVVAPDFLLDTTLTQLRNLRVDADKTNLVASIVRRTKAKGLEGDYGARAAGIYTSKVLPALDRQIAAVQAARAVATHDAGVWHVKEGDAWYVDGLRGSTTTNLSPEEVHKLGLDQGKEITARLDAVLKTQGYAKGTVGERIKALYQDKNSFYPNDDVGKAQLIADLGVRLADVVNHLPKYFSTLPKAKAEVKPVPALIDAGAPLAYYQSPALDGSRPATIYFNLHDTAEWPKWALGTTLYHEGIPGHHLQVALAQETAGIPRYRSNMFFSGYGEGWALYAEQLADEMGMYEKEPLGQVGYLKFLLFRAGRCVIDTGMHHKRWTREKAVQYMVDLTGDTQTAMTREVDRYCAWPGQACSYKIGHTMWTRLRAQAQKELGPKFDIREFHHAGLASGSMPLDVLSSVIQDYIKARQVG; this comes from the coding sequence ATGTTCAATCGTCGCCAGTTCCTCGCCACCTCCTCGGCCGCCGCCTTGATGGCGCCGGGCCTATCGGCATTCGCGCGGGCGGCTGACGCGCCGGCCACCGGCGCCGGCGCCTCGCTGACCGCCTTGCTGGACACCTTCTTCGAGGAGGATCTGCAACGCCGGCCGGAGGCCGCCACCCAGATGGGCCTGGACAAGGGGGCGAACGCGGGTCTGCGCGCCCGCCTGGGCGACCGCTCGCCCGCCGGCACGGCGGCGGAGCGTGAGGCGACGGCCAGCCACATGCGCCGCCTGGCCGGCATCGACCGCCGGGCCTTGAGCGGCATCGACGCCGTGAACTACGACTGCGTCGCCTACGTCCTGTCCAACCGGCTGGAAACCTTCAAGCGCTTCGACTACGGCCGCGCCGGCGAACGCTCCCCCTATACCATCAGCCAGCTGACCGGCTGTTATCAGTCCGTGCCCACCTTCCTGGACACCAAGCACCCGATCGAGACCAAGGACGATGCCGAGGCCTACCTGTCCCGGCTTGAGGCCTTCGCCACCGCCCTGGACCAGGACAGCGACCAGCTGACCCATGACCGGGGCGAGGGCGTGGTGGCGCCCGATTTCCTGCTGGACACGACGCTGACCCAGCTGCGCAACCTGCGGGTCGACGCCGACAAGACCAACCTGGTGGCCTCCATCGTCCGCCGCACCAAGGCCAAGGGGCTGGAGGGCGACTATGGCGCCCGCGCCGCCGGCATCTACACCTCCAAGGTGCTGCCGGCGCTGGACCGGCAGATCGCGGCGGTGCAGGCGGCCCGCGCCGTGGCCACGCACGACGCCGGCGTCTGGCACGTGAAGGAGGGCGACGCCTGGTATGTGGACGGCCTGCGCGGCAGCACCACCACCAACCTGTCGCCGGAGGAGGTGCACAAGCTCGGCCTGGACCAGGGGAAGGAGATCACCGCCCGCCTGGACGCCGTGCTGAAGACCCAGGGCTACGCCAAGGGCACGGTGGGTGAACGCATCAAGGCCCTGTACCAGGACAAGAATTCCTTCTACCCCAACGACGATGTGGGCAAGGCCCAGTTGATCGCCGATTTGGGCGTGCGCCTGGCCGACGTGGTCAACCACCTGCCCAAGTACTTCTCCACCCTGCCCAAGGCCAAGGCGGAGGTGAAGCCGGTGCCGGCGCTGATCGACGCCGGCGCGCCGCTGGCCTATTACCAGTCGCCGGCGCTGGACGGGTCGCGCCCCGCCACCATCTACTTCAACCTGCACGACACCGCCGAATGGCCCAAATGGGCGCTGGGCACCACCCTGTACCATGAGGGCATCCCCGGCCATCATTTGCAGGTGGCGCTCGCCCAGGAGACGGCGGGCATCCCGCGCTACCGTTCCAACATGTTCTTCTCCGGCTACGGCGAAGGCTGGGCGCTGTATGCCGAGCAGCTGGCGGATGAGATGGGCATGTATGAGAAGGAACCGCTGGGCCAGGTCGGCTACCTGAAGTTCCTGCTGTTCCGCGCCGGCCGCTGCGTCATCGACACCGGCATGCACCACAAGCGCTGGACCCGCGAGAAGGCGGTCCAATACATGGTGGACCTGACCGGCGATACCCAGACCGCCATGACGCGTGAGGTCGACCGCTACTGCGCCTGGCCGGGCCAGGCGTGCAGCTACAAGATCGGCCACACCATGTGGACCCGCCTGCGCGCCCAGGCGCAGAAGGAACTGGGGCCGAAGTTCGACATCCGCGAATTCCACCACGCCGGCCTGGCATCCGGCAGCATGCCGCTGGACGTGCTGTCCAGTGTGATCCAGGACTACATCAAGGCGCGTCAGGTGGGGTGA
- a CDS encoding TetR/AcrR family transcriptional regulator, giving the protein MSTHDTGMVFRPDLSKKQTPVQKRSIDTLETILNVTAILLGEVGIERLSTNLICARAGLTPPALYRYFPNKYAVLKELATRLMHRQNEAYLEWVRTSHPTPAEHTTAQQADRLRQIQEITNAVTQDFPGAVWILRALRAVPILQQVRLESHNFVAERSYREVRAYYPSASEAELRLATRLSVEVMYSATEMVFDEPGLDADHINREIADMVVRYFQKFADREAELAATARAG; this is encoded by the coding sequence ATGTCGACCCACGATACCGGCATGGTCTTTCGACCGGATCTCAGTAAGAAACAGACGCCCGTCCAGAAGCGGTCCATCGATACACTGGAAACCATTCTGAACGTCACGGCTATCTTACTGGGCGAAGTGGGGATTGAGCGGCTTTCCACCAACCTGATCTGCGCCCGGGCGGGCCTGACGCCGCCGGCGCTGTATCGTTACTTCCCCAACAAGTACGCCGTGCTGAAGGAACTGGCGACCCGCCTCATGCACCGGCAGAACGAGGCCTATCTGGAATGGGTGCGGACCAGCCACCCCACGCCGGCGGAACACACCACGGCGCAGCAGGCGGACCGCCTGCGCCAGATCCAGGAAATCACCAACGCCGTGACGCAGGATTTCCCCGGCGCCGTCTGGATCCTGCGGGCGTTGCGCGCCGTGCCCATCCTGCAGCAGGTTCGCCTGGAATCGCACAACTTCGTCGCCGAGCGGTCCTATCGGGAAGTCCGCGCCTATTACCCGTCCGCCAGCGAGGCCGAATTGCGGCTGGCCACCCGCCTGTCGGTGGAGGTGATGTACAGCGCCACGGAAATGGTGTTCGACGAACCCGGCCTGGACGCCGACCACATCAACCGTGAGATCGCGGATATGGTGGTCCGCTATTTCCAGAAGTTCGCCGACCGCGAAGCGGAACTGGCCGCGACAGCGCGAGCCGGCTGA
- a CDS encoding TonB-dependent receptor yields the protein MRRVLLLSVSLLSLTAIAQGTARAAEADASADAAAASGGVSEEVVVNADRERGTAASLAPTQASLSAVQPQSLLNSHFIEDVASPMSDYLAIVEFSPSSSNSTPNGMGMSSKNATIRGFQDGEYNVTFDGIPFGDPNAFGHATTSFFPAPTLDHVTVDRGPGTASTVGNATFGGTMALASGTPTDTFGGKGMMAFASGGGFESGGSVNTGTLPETGTSILLNYDHTQSDGLLDYAGFNRDNGMIKVKQPIGASTTVTAFADYSDLTWNNFTQQTKAATAKYGKSFANLNNDPNSQQYQDYNVDHRKSDFEYIGVESDLGFLRIDNKAYTYALDDKATGGADQSGATPNSGLLSSGVPGANVAGYYRAWGDIAKVEKDVGEGFFTSTLRAGVWAEHARDTQFEQSVDLKTGTIMPFTPYTKYGSTIFNYATESDTTQPFFEVEWHPIPDLTIIPGFKHIDFSRTFQGTLNFVPYNSRGDYSADLGSTMVNYRVNDQMAVYGQWAMGFQAPQVSVLETSGSSANRVTPQQTINYQAGVVYKTDRLVADFDGYYINFRNKVGSDLETVNGIANTTVYYNQGGVIYKGIEAEVTYTLFNGLAVTANGSLNSAATKATGLQIANAPSSTLAFGALYDKDNWFGSVMTKYVGTRYAGTGERADGNSNVKLPDYAFTDVVVGYKMGDRLKVSFMVNNLFDSRTATEGSGSLTNPTYYYLPSRNYMGSITVGF from the coding sequence ATGCGTCGCGTCCTTCTTCTCAGTGTTTCCCTTCTGTCCCTGACCGCCATCGCCCAGGGCACCGCCCGCGCGGCCGAGGCCGACGCGTCCGCCGACGCGGCGGCGGCCTCCGGCGGCGTGTCGGAAGAGGTGGTGGTCAATGCCGACCGGGAGCGGGGGACCGCCGCCAGCCTGGCGCCCACCCAGGCCTCGCTGTCCGCCGTGCAGCCGCAGTCGCTGCTGAACAGCCACTTCATCGAGGACGTGGCCTCGCCCATGTCCGACTATTTGGCCATCGTCGAATTCTCGCCGTCCAGCAGCAACTCCACGCCCAACGGCATGGGCATGTCGAGCAAGAACGCCACCATCCGCGGCTTCCAGGACGGCGAATACAACGTCACCTTCGACGGCATCCCCTTCGGCGACCCCAACGCCTTCGGCCACGCCACCACGTCCTTCTTCCCCGCCCCCACGCTGGACCATGTGACGGTGGACCGCGGCCCCGGCACCGCCAGCACGGTGGGCAACGCCACCTTCGGCGGCACCATGGCGCTGGCCTCCGGCACGCCCACCGACACCTTCGGCGGCAAGGGCATGATGGCCTTCGCCAGCGGCGGCGGCTTTGAAAGCGGCGGCAGCGTCAACACCGGCACCCTGCCCGAGACCGGCACCAGCATCCTGCTGAACTATGACCACACCCAGTCGGACGGCCTGCTGGATTACGCCGGCTTCAACCGCGACAACGGCATGATCAAGGTGAAGCAGCCCATCGGGGCCAGCACCACCGTCACCGCCTTCGCCGACTACAGCGACCTGACCTGGAACAACTTCACCCAGCAGACGAAGGCCGCCACGGCGAAGTACGGCAAGTCCTTCGCCAACCTGAACAACGACCCCAATTCGCAGCAGTACCAGGACTATAACGTCGACCATCGCAAGTCCGACTTCGAGTATATCGGCGTCGAAAGCGACCTGGGTTTCCTGCGCATCGACAACAAGGCCTACACCTACGCCCTGGACGACAAGGCCACCGGCGGCGCCGACCAGAGCGGCGCCACGCCAAACTCCGGCCTGCTGTCCAGCGGCGTGCCGGGCGCCAACGTCGCCGGGTACTACCGGGCCTGGGGCGACATCGCCAAGGTGGAAAAGGACGTGGGCGAGGGCTTCTTCACCAGCACGCTGCGCGCCGGCGTCTGGGCGGAACACGCCCGCGACACCCAGTTCGAACAGTCGGTCGACCTGAAGACCGGCACCATCATGCCGTTCACGCCCTACACCAAGTACGGCAGCACCATCTTCAACTACGCGACCGAGAGCGACACCACCCAGCCCTTCTTCGAGGTGGAATGGCACCCCATCCCCGACCTGACCATCATCCCCGGCTTCAAGCACATCGACTTCTCGCGCACCTTCCAGGGCACGCTTAACTTCGTGCCCTACAACAGCCGGGGCGACTACAGCGCCGACCTGGGCTCCACCATGGTCAACTACCGCGTCAACGACCAGATGGCGGTGTACGGCCAGTGGGCCATGGGCTTCCAGGCGCCGCAGGTCAGCGTGCTGGAGACCAGCGGGTCCAGCGCCAACCGCGTCACGCCGCAGCAGACCATCAATTACCAGGCCGGCGTCGTCTACAAGACCGACCGGCTGGTCGCCGACTTCGACGGCTATTACATCAACTTCCGCAACAAGGTCGGCAGCGACCTGGAGACGGTGAACGGCATCGCCAACACCACCGTCTACTACAACCAGGGCGGCGTGATTTATAAGGGCATCGAGGCGGAGGTGACCTACACCCTGTTCAACGGCCTGGCCGTCACCGCCAACGGCAGCCTGAACAGCGCCGCGACCAAGGCCACCGGCCTGCAGATCGCCAACGCCCCCAGCAGCACCCTGGCCTTCGGCGCCCTGTACGACAAGGACAACTGGTTCGGGTCGGTCATGACCAAGTATGTCGGCACCCGCTACGCCGGCACGGGCGAGCGCGCCGACGGCAATTCCAACGTGAAGCTGCCCGACTACGCCTTCACCGACGTGGTGGTGGGCTACAAGATGGGCGACCGGCTGAAGGTCAGCTTCATGGTCAACAACCTGTTCGACAGCCGCACCGCCACCGAGGGCAGCGGCAGCCTGACCAACCCCACCTACTACTACCTGCCCAGCCGCAACTACATGGGCTCCATCACCGTCGGTTTCTGA
- a CDS encoding GH92 family glycosyl hydrolase: MLKKILLASAMLLTAVTLPALAQTPSDAVYPYLGIDWGGEVFVGATTPFGMVKVGPDMETFDGFRIGSGYYGTGRVLGFSHLHLSGASGKYGNILVAPVTGALTPADIKSVRVDEVAKVGYYAATLTRYQTRAELTATPHVGLHRYTFLAGGDAHITIDLDQCLSKGSGSESQKFLGAEVKAVSATAIEGVARYTGGWNEGGEYKVYFHIEIDAKDAHVRTWTGTTLSDQPAAKVDGDQAIGASFDLTAQPGTVVQVKVGISFVSTDQARRNVEKEAPGWDFDAARRQAVAGWDRALSPITVAGATDDQRRQLYTALYHIMLMPADRTGENPLWKSTEPYYDDYYTLWDTFRTSGPLLTLIAPDRQRDLVRSLIDIYRHEGYLPDGRSGNDTGRTQGGSNAEVVIADAYVKGLTGIDYKTAYAGMRKDAEVPPQDPRKWGRGGLTEYNTKGYISLDSERSGSRTVEYAYDDFAIAEVACGLGRTDDAKLYAQRSGNWANLWDPDLAKEGVKGFLRPKNPDGSWGPPNTLKRGTWPDFFYEGDEWTYSLYAPHDVARLVAMSGGKMGFLRRLDTLFLKRHFDMSNEPGFLLPLYYNWIGRPDRTADMAVYGLEREFLGTHGGIPGNDDSGAMSSWLIFQMLGFFPNAGQDIYLIGTPSFPEASIDLGNGKTFKIIAHNLDGERFNRYVQSATLNGQPLDTNWFRHGQIKDGGVLDLVMGPEPTSWGTTTPPPSLSDAKTDRPMLCVAPTPAP; the protein is encoded by the coding sequence TTGCTGAAGAAGATCCTGCTGGCCTCCGCCATGCTGCTGACCGCCGTCACCCTCCCCGCCCTGGCGCAAACGCCCAGCGACGCCGTCTATCCCTATCTGGGCATCGACTGGGGGGGCGAGGTGTTCGTGGGCGCCACCACGCCCTTCGGCATGGTCAAGGTCGGCCCGGACATGGAAACCTTCGACGGCTTCCGCATCGGGTCGGGCTACTACGGCACGGGGCGGGTGCTGGGCTTCAGCCACCTGCATTTGAGCGGGGCGTCGGGCAAGTACGGCAACATCCTGGTGGCGCCCGTCACCGGCGCCCTGACCCCCGCCGACATCAAATCGGTGCGGGTGGATGAGGTGGCCAAGGTCGGTTATTACGCCGCCACCCTGACCCGCTACCAGACGCGGGCGGAACTGACGGCCACCCCCCACGTCGGCCTGCACCGCTACACCTTCCTGGCCGGCGGCGACGCCCATATCACCATCGATCTGGACCAGTGCCTGAGCAAGGGTTCCGGTTCGGAATCCCAGAAATTCCTGGGCGCCGAGGTCAAGGCCGTCTCCGCCACCGCCATCGAGGGTGTCGCCCGCTACACCGGCGGCTGGAACGAGGGTGGGGAGTACAAGGTCTATTTCCATATCGAGATCGATGCCAAGGACGCCCACGTCCGCACCTGGACCGGCACCACGCTGAGCGACCAGCCGGCCGCCAAGGTGGATGGCGACCAGGCCATCGGCGCCAGCTTCGACCTCACCGCCCAGCCGGGCACCGTGGTGCAGGTCAAGGTCGGCATCTCCTTCGTCAGCACCGACCAGGCCCGCCGCAATGTGGAGAAGGAGGCGCCGGGCTGGGACTTCGACGCCGCCCGTCGCCAGGCCGTGGCCGGGTGGGACCGGGCGCTGTCGCCCATCACCGTGGCGGGCGCCACCGACGACCAGCGCCGCCAGTTGTACACCGCCCTCTACCACATCATGCTGATGCCGGCGGACCGCACGGGGGAGAACCCGCTGTGGAAATCCACCGAGCCCTATTACGACGACTATTACACCCTGTGGGACACCTTCCGCACGTCGGGGCCCCTGCTGACCCTGATCGCCCCGGATCGCCAGCGCGACCTGGTGCGGTCCCTGATCGACATCTACCGGCATGAGGGCTACCTGCCCGACGGGCGCAGCGGTAACGACACCGGCCGCACCCAGGGCGGCAGCAATGCGGAGGTCGTGATCGCCGACGCCTATGTGAAGGGCCTGACCGGCATCGACTACAAGACCGCCTACGCCGGCATGCGCAAGGACGCCGAGGTGCCGCCCCAGGACCCGCGCAAATGGGGCCGCGGCGGCCTGACCGAATACAACACCAAGGGCTATATCAGCCTGGACAGCGAACGCTCCGGTTCCCGCACCGTGGAATACGCCTACGACGACTTCGCCATCGCCGAGGTCGCCTGCGGTCTGGGCCGCACGGACGACGCCAAGCTGTACGCCCAGCGCTCCGGCAACTGGGCCAACCTGTGGGACCCCGACCTGGCCAAGGAGGGGGTGAAGGGCTTCCTGCGGCCCAAGAATCCCGACGGCAGTTGGGGTCCGCCCAACACCCTGAAGCGCGGCACCTGGCCCGACTTCTTCTATGAGGGGGATGAGTGGACCTATTCCCTGTACGCGCCGCATGACGTGGCCCGCCTGGTGGCCATGTCGGGCGGCAAGATGGGTTTCCTGCGCCGGCTGGACACCCTGTTCCTGAAGCGGCATTTCGACATGTCGAACGAGCCGGGCTTCCTGCTGCCGCTCTATTACAACTGGATCGGCCGGCCCGACCGCACCGCCGACATGGCCGTCTATGGCCTGGAACGGGAATTCCTGGGCACCCACGGCGGCATCCCCGGCAACGACGACAGCGGCGCCATGTCCAGCTGGCTGATCTTCCAGATGCTGGGCTTCTTCCCCAACGCGGGGCAGGACATCTACCTGATCGGCACGCCCAGCTTCCCCGAGGCCAGCATCGACCTGGGCAATGGCAAAACCTTCAAGATCATTGCCCATAACCTGGATGGCGAACGGTTCAACCGCTACGTCCAGTCCGCCACCCTGAACGGCCAGCCCCTGGACACCAACTGGTTCCGCCATGGCCAGATCAAGGACGGCGGCGTGCTGGACCTGGTCATGGGGCCGGAACCGACCTCCTGGGGCACCACCACCCCGCCGCCCTCGCTGTCGGACGCCAAGACCGACCGGCCCATGCTGTGCGTCGCCCCGACGCCGGCCCCCTGA
- a CDS encoding phosphatidylinositol-specific phospholipase C1-like protein: MVPPSFRALLLAGIALSVTSCAATPKDDGLRLNQIQVIGTHNSYHAGIAANESVLWKKTNPDQYALLDYHHQSLTAQLSAGVRQVELDVYADSKGGLYAHPAGPGLVTKAGLPADPAFDPNHVMDKPGFKVMHVQDVDYRSTCQPFTACLSEIRTWSKAHPGHAPIFILVETKEEALPLPFPTVKPEPLTPASLDALDREVLSVFQADEVITPDRVRGTTATLPAAISQHGWPTLADARGKVVFLLDQRKISDRYLDGHAALKGRVMFTNAQAGTDDAAFIEMNDGPGDAIAALVRQGYLVRTRSDADTKEARANDTRRRDMALGSGAQIISTDYPASEPAANGFVVALPGGVAARCNPVTAPAGCPAGDLDR, from the coding sequence ATGGTCCCCCCCTCATTCCGCGCCCTGCTGTTGGCGGGCATCGCCCTGTCCGTGACCTCCTGCGCCGCCACGCCCAAGGATGACGGCCTGCGCCTGAACCAGATTCAGGTGATCGGCACCCACAACAGCTATCACGCCGGCATCGCCGCCAATGAATCGGTGCTGTGGAAGAAGACCAACCCCGACCAGTACGCCCTGCTGGACTATCACCACCAGAGCCTGACGGCGCAGCTGTCGGCCGGCGTGCGGCAGGTGGAACTGGACGTCTATGCCGACAGCAAGGGCGGCCTGTACGCCCACCCCGCCGGCCCCGGCCTGGTGACCAAGGCGGGCCTGCCGGCCGATCCGGCGTTCGATCCCAATCACGTGATGGACAAGCCGGGCTTCAAGGTCATGCACGTGCAGGACGTGGACTACCGCAGCACCTGCCAGCCCTTCACGGCCTGCCTGTCGGAAATCCGCACCTGGTCAAAGGCCCACCCCGGTCACGCCCCGATCTTCATCCTGGTGGAAACCAAGGAGGAGGCGCTGCCCCTGCCCTTCCCCACGGTGAAGCCGGAGCCGCTGACCCCCGCCAGCCTGGATGCGCTGGACCGGGAAGTGCTGTCGGTGTTCCAGGCGGATGAGGTCATCACCCCCGACCGGGTGCGCGGGACCACCGCCACCCTGCCGGCCGCCATCAGCCAGCACGGCTGGCCCACCCTGGCGGACGCCCGGGGCAAGGTCGTCTTCCTGCTGGACCAGCGCAAGATCAGCGACCGGTATCTGGACGGCCACGCCGCCCTGAAGGGCCGGGTGATGTTCACCAATGCCCAGGCCGGCACCGACGATGCCGCCTTCATCGAGATGAACGACGGCCCCGGCGACGCCATCGCGGCCCTGGTGCGCCAGGGCTACCTGGTGCGCACCCGGTCCGACGCCGACACCAAGGAAGCGCGGGCCAACGACACCCGCCGGCGCGACATGGCGCTGGGCAGCGGTGCGCAGATCATCAGCACCGATTATCCGGCCAGCGAACCGGCGGCCAACGGCTTCGTCGTCGCCCTGCCCGGTGGTGTCGCCGCCCGCTGCAACCCGGTGACGGCCCCCGCCGGCTGCCCGGCGGGGGATTTGGACCGGTAG
- a CDS encoding M20/M25/M40 family metallo-hydrolase, producing MRKTTRAAAALALGTALSLSGTALAAGAKTEGIKVDLTRPDWIAFRNLYQQLVQTNTTLSVGSCTAAAQNIATKLTSIGLRKSDVRVLIPEGRPKDGALAAVLPGTDKSAKPILLLAHIDVVEAKREDWQRDPFTLVEENGYFYGRGSSDDKAMAAVFADLLVRLRQEGFRPKRDIKLALTCGEETSDTFDGVQYLLDHNRDAVDAEFALNEGAGGRLDKDGNYLALEIQAGEKVYQDFTLETTNPGGHSSRPAKDNAIYHLAAGLDRLAAYDFPVALNPVTKAYFTALSPVIGGATGADLLAVTKDNPDAAALARVSQDPGWNSTLRTTCVATMVNAGHAPNALPQHAQANVNCRILPGQPLEEVRQTLVKVLDDPAIKVSAVGEPSPVSPPPALSPMVLGPVKDVAAQMWPGIPVVPTQSTGATDGRFLNAAGIATYGLSGMFRDPDGSGVHGLNERIRVRSLYEGREFLYAVVKKYAG from the coding sequence ATGAGGAAGACGACACGAGCGGCAGCTGCACTGGCCCTGGGCACGGCGCTTTCCCTGTCCGGCACCGCGCTGGCGGCGGGCGCCAAGACGGAGGGCATCAAGGTCGACCTGACCCGCCCCGACTGGATCGCCTTCCGCAACCTGTACCAGCAGCTGGTGCAGACCAACACCACCCTGTCGGTGGGCAGCTGCACCGCCGCCGCCCAGAACATCGCCACCAAGCTGACGTCCATCGGCCTGCGCAAGAGCGACGTGCGCGTGCTGATCCCCGAGGGCCGGCCCAAGGACGGCGCGCTGGCGGCGGTGCTGCCGGGCACCGACAAGTCGGCCAAACCCATCCTGTTGCTGGCCCACATCGACGTGGTGGAGGCCAAGCGCGAGGACTGGCAGCGCGACCCCTTCACCCTGGTGGAGGAGAACGGCTATTTCTACGGGCGCGGCTCCAGCGACGACAAGGCCATGGCCGCCGTCTTCGCCGACCTGCTGGTCCGCCTGCGCCAGGAAGGCTTCCGCCCCAAGCGCGACATCAAGCTGGCGCTGACCTGCGGGGAGGAGACGTCGGACACCTTCGACGGCGTGCAATACCTGCTGGACCATAACCGCGACGCGGTGGACGCGGAATTCGCCCTGAACGAGGGGGCGGGCGGGCGGCTGGACAAGGACGGCAACTACCTGGCCCTGGAAATCCAGGCGGGGGAGAAGGTCTACCAGGACTTCACGCTGGAGACGACCAACCCCGGCGGCCACAGCTCGCGGCCGGCCAAGGACAACGCGATCTACCATCTGGCGGCGGGCCTGGACCGCCTGGCGGCCTATGATTTCCCGGTGGCGCTGAACCCGGTGACCAAGGCCTATTTCACCGCCCTGTCGCCGGTCATCGGCGGCGCCACCGGCGCCGACCTGTTGGCCGTCACCAAGGACAATCCCGATGCGGCCGCCCTGGCCCGCGTCAGCCAGGATCCGGGCTGGAACAGCACCCTGCGCACCACCTGTGTGGCCACCATGGTCAACGCCGGCCACGCGCCCAACGCCCTGCCCCAGCACGCCCAGGCCAACGTGAATTGCCGCATCCTGCCCGGCCAGCCGCTGGAGGAGGTGCGCCAGACCCTGGTGAAGGTGCTGGACGATCCGGCCATCAAGGTGAGTGCGGTGGGTGAGCCCAGCCCGGTGTCGCCGCCGCCGGCCCTGTCGCCCATGGTGCTGGGCCCGGTGAAGGACGTGGCCGCCCAGATGTGGCCGGGCATCCCGGTGGTGCCCACCCAGTCCACCGGCGCCACCGACGGCCGTTTCCTGAACGCCGCCGGCATCGCCACCTACGGCCTCAGCGGCATGTTCCGCGACCCCGACGGCAGCGGCGTCCACGGCCTGAACGAACGCATCCGCGTGCGCTCGCTCTATGAGGGACGGGAGTTCCTGTACGCCGTGGTGAAGAAGTACGCAGGCTGA